A stretch of DNA from Thermococcus sp.:
CCTTTGAGCGGAGGGCCGGACGGACGCGCTTCAGAACCCTGTTGGTCAGCCTGTTCTCAAGGTCTTCCAGGAACTCCCCGGTAACGTCGACGTGCTCGTGGCCCTTCAGGGCTATCGGGCTCTGGGCGACGATTCTGTAGTGGTTCCGGGTTACGAGCTGATATATCCTCGGGAAGTAGGGGCTGGCCAGGTAGTCGTCGAGCGAGCCTATGAAGCCGTGTCTGAAGTCGATGACGTACCAGCCGTCGGAGGTGTAGAACTCGGTCATGGGCCTTATCGTGCAGTCCGTCCCGTTGAAGAGGCTAACTATCCTCGCGGGTATGTTCAGGGAGCGGAGCATCGCGGTCGTGAGTATCTGGGCTTCGACGTAGCTTATCCTGTCCTGGGGCAGAATCCTGTCCGGCTGGAGCGTGGCGGTCGTGTCGCCCAGGGAGTAGTTCGAGAGTATCCACCTGAAAATCCGCTCCGAGGCCTCCACGTCGGAGGTGGCGTTGCCTACTACCTTCAGTGCTAGGGGCTGTAGCTTTTCCCTCTCGACGTATGAGGTGGAGTTAAACCTCTTCACCCAGTATTCATCGACGAGGTAGCTGTCAACGATCCAGTGGTATTCCTCTCCATAGGCCTTGAGGAGCGTCTCGTCGTTCGCCTCCCACGGCTTCCACGTTACCGTTACCCTAAAGCTACCGGCGACGCTCCCGAAGGAGCCCCCGGTGAAGTACCTGAGGACGTAGGTGATGAAGCCGTTCCTGCTGGCGAAGGGGGCCCTGATTGTGTAGTGAAGCGTTACGGTCTTGCCGGGTTCAATCTGAGGGGGTAAAGCGGGGGCACTGACGACCTTCATGCCCGGTAGCAGGGTGAAACTCGCGTTCAGGAGCTGAACCGGGGATTTGAACTCGTTCTTAACAGTCACCGTGGCGGTGAATGTCGAACCCCCGTTTACATTCTCGGGGGCGGTAACGTTGAGCAGAAGCCTCTCGGGAAGGATTGCTTCCTTTGAGACAGTTATCCTGAAGTGCCCGTAGAAGCCGGTCCACGTCCTCTTGAGCTCGTCCCTGAGCTCCAGCGAGACCTGAAGGTTGTATGTTCCCGGCTTTTCCGGTGCACGGATTATCCAGACGAGCTGAACGCTCTGCCCCACCTTTAGAACCTCGGGAAAGCTCGGCTCCTGAACTATGTGGAAGTCATCGTTGCCGAGTATCAGTGTGGCACCGACGAGTCCGACCTTTC
This window harbors:
- a CDS encoding transglutaminase domain-containing protein gives rise to the protein MGMRKMLPLLLVLMVLASGCLFKPPAEVKFSIDKTAVPPGGTFHLIVNVNNTGKVGLVGATLILGNDDFHIVQEPSFPEVLKVGQSVQLVWIIRAPEKPGTYNLQVSLELRDELKRTWTGFYGHFRITVSKEAILPERLLLNVTAPENVNGGSTFTATVTVKNEFKSPVQLLNASFTLLPGMKVVSAPALPPQIEPGKTVTLHYTIRAPFASRNGFITYVLRYFTGGSFGSVAGSFRVTVTWKPWEANDETLLKAYGEEYHWIVDSYLVDEYWVKRFNSTSYVEREKLQPLALKVVGNATSDVEASERIFRWILSNYSLGDTTATLQPDRILPQDRISYVEAQILTTAMLRSLNIPARIVSLFNGTDCTIRPMTEFYTSDGWYVIDFRHGFIGSLDDYLASPYFPRIYQLVTRNHYRIVAQSPIALKGHEHVDVTGEFLEDLENRLTNRVLKRVRPALRSKVTLALSQMPPDERIFALFIFSSAPNGSDLNRILEEWSASKIEKTVKAVYEFYKDMPWKDDFTYYWKIFAGEVP